Proteins from a single region of Candidatus Methanosuratincola sp.:
- a CDS encoding glycosyltransferase family 2 protein, translating into MVEVTKTNGAEKNGTNGKPKKPRVVVCIPAYNEENSIAGVIINAMVYADKVIVCDDGSKDNTAEVAKRMGAEVISNPVNMGKGFCLKTLFDYAREEEADIVVTIDADGQHDPKEIPRLLEPILENRADLVIGSRYMKGSWTDAPRYRRLGLRILNSLTNLGEFGVKDTQSGFRAFSARAFRVLTWVDCNGFGVEAEQLRKAIRHKMRVVEVPVSIRYKGVGKTSKKNPVAHGLDIAATALKLIVEDYPLFILGIPGALLFLMGLGLGINLLQIFNATRHFDLYLVAVAASFLFGGVILAVTSILLYAISKIGDKIERK; encoded by the coding sequence GGACAAACGGGAAGCCTAAGAAGCCCAGGGTAGTGGTCTGCATCCCTGCCTACAACGAGGAGAACAGCATAGCAGGGGTCATTATAAACGCAATGGTCTACGCGGACAAGGTCATCGTATGCGACGATGGATCCAAGGACAATACCGCCGAGGTAGCGAAAAGAATGGGCGCCGAAGTAATCTCGAACCCGGTAAACATGGGCAAGGGCTTCTGCCTGAAAACGCTCTTCGATTACGCAAGGGAGGAAGAGGCGGACATCGTCGTCACAATCGATGCCGACGGACAGCACGATCCCAAGGAGATCCCCAGACTTCTCGAGCCGATCCTCGAGAACAGGGCTGACCTCGTGATCGGGTCGAGGTATATGAAGGGCTCGTGGACGGACGCGCCCCGGTACAGAAGGCTGGGGCTGCGGATCCTCAACTCGCTGACCAATCTCGGCGAATTCGGCGTAAAGGACACGCAGAGCGGATTTAGGGCATTCTCCGCGAGGGCTTTCAGGGTGTTGACCTGGGTCGACTGCAACGGGTTCGGGGTGGAGGCCGAGCAGCTCAGGAAGGCGATCCGGCATAAGATGCGCGTCGTAGAGGTCCCGGTCTCGATAAGGTACAAGGGTGTGGGGAAGACCTCGAAGAAGAACCCTGTTGCGCACGGTCTTGACATAGCCGCGACCGCGCTAAAGCTGATAGTCGAGGACTACCCGCTGTTCATCCTCGGCATCCCCGGGGCGCTTCTGTTTCTGATGGGGTTGGGGCTCGGGATCAACCTCCTGCAGATTTTCAATGCGACAAGGCACTTTGATCTGTACCTTGTGGCGGTAGCCGCGTCCTTCTTGTTCGGCGGGGTTATACTTGCGGTCACCTCGATACTGCTGTACGCGATTTCGAAGATAGGCGACAAGATAGAACGGAAATGA